CAGGGAAATTTCTGAATGAAGGTTTCGATGTCAGTCTCCAGACGGGCAAAGGCGTGCGGCCACTCAATCTGGGTCCGTTTCATGAGAAGCTCATTGGTGGCAGCATCAAACTGGACAAACTCACCCCGTAGAATCACCATGTAGTACTGCTCCTCTTTTCGTCCTAACCTGGCCAGAGTCACTTTTCCAGGGTGGGCTAAGTGGTGTACTGCAGCCCCACCTGCTGAAAAGTAGAAGGATTCAGGATAGAAGATCACCTTGGGGAGGTTGTCCCGGTAATCGAAACTTCCTCCGGCGAAGTAGGTGGCATGTTGACCGGAGTTACAGAGGTCCAGGACTCTGTGGTCGTCGTGCCAGTGGCGCACATCGGCAAAGAGCACCGGAGTCCGGGCTAACTTCTTCATGATTTCCATGGTGAGGGCGGCATCCATGTCGGCCTCGGTGGAGCACACCATGGGCTCTTTGGGGCCGTCAAAATCGTAGGGATCGTTCAGGAAGGCCTCGGCTACATCCATGGTGCAGAAGTGTTCGGTCAGTTCCGGCTGGGCTTTGATGCCGCAAAAATCGAAATGCATTTCCTGACACAGTTCTTTCACGGCGTAGTAGGAGGCAATCTGTTTTTTGAGGATTTCCGGAGTGAGTTGTTTCCCATCGTAGAGGATTTTCCCTACCTGGGCTTCACACCACTTCAGGGCCTCTTCCACTTTCGCCTGGGGAATGCGTTCTGCCCGGCGCACGATCTCCCACTGGTCCACGTGTTCCACATCCACCCCAAAATTCTTGGCCCAGTTATCGGTACCCACGCTGGCGGTGTACATCCCCATGGGCCGTCCGCCGAAACACCCAAAGGTTTCTCCCCGCAGGGATTTCACTGCTTCGGCTGCTTTGACAAAGGTGAGGACTTTCCCAAAAATTTTGGGGTCCTCGATATCCCCTGAAACCCGGATATAGGGTACGCCGATGTTCTGGAGCGCTCCGGAACTGGCTAACATTCCCACCAGGCCCGGATACCCTGGATTGATGTTGGAAAGGCACAGGTACGGTCCAGGGGCAAACCGGGACGCCAACACCGTGAAATGGGGCCAGGACCAGATGGCGTAGTTGAAAATGGTGCAATCCACCCCTTCGTGTTGCATCTTTTTTCCAGCCTTGACCGCGGTTTGGTTCGTCCAGGGGATCTCGTCGGCCACCACCACCTCGTGTCCGGCTTCACGGAGTTTTTTGACCAGTTTCTCTTCAAAACTCCGGTTCATGGGAAGGAGTTCCTGGTGCACGTGTTTCCGTCCGTCGGAAAAGGTAATGACACCAATTTTGGCCATGTGTTTTTCCTCCTTTCGCAATCGATTTCAAAAATGCACCCTTTCTCTTTCACTTTAGCAGTATTTGGATTCAATTTCAACTGGAAAAAAAACAAAATTGCCTTCCTTATTTTGTGGTTTAAAAATTGGTATTCATCGCTTCGAATTTGTGGAGTTGGTTGTGAAATCAGTTACACATTTCAGGAATGATGTGCTACAATACTTGGTAAAAACTGGAAAAAAGAGGATACACCATGACCACCATTTACGATATAGCCAGAATCGTGGGGGTTTCGCCGGCCACCGTTTCCCGGGCCCTGAGTGGGAGCAACCGCATCAAGGAGGAAACCCGGCGTAAAATTCTTGAGACCGCCGAGAAGCTCAACTATACCCCAAATTACCTGGCCCGGGGTCTCAAAAAGAAGAAGACCGATACCATTGCCCTGGTCATTTCCGATGTCACCAACCCCTTTTTCACCAATCTGGCCCGGGGAGTAGAGGATACCGCTTCCCGCTCTGGCTTTAACACCATCTTCTGCAATACTGACGAAGATCCGGAAAAAGAGAGAACCTACATCGATCTCATGCTCAAAAAGATGGTGGATGGGTTGGTGGTGTCAAGCTGTGGAAATGGGAAAACGCTTCTTACCCTCAAAGAAAGGGGGATTCCGGTGGTGCTGGTGGACCGCCGGCTCAAGCGGTTTTCCTGGGATTGCGTGGTGGGTGACAGTGAGGGGGGAGCCTATCTTCTGGTACGCCATCTTTTGGAGGTACACCACTTGAAGGAAATCGCCATGTTTGCTGGACCCCTGCAGATTTCTACCAGTGTGGAACGGGTCGAAGGGTATAAAAGGGCGTTAGCCGAATTTGGGATTCCGTTTCGTCCGGAACTGCTTCTGGTTGGCCGCTACAAGGAGGATTTCGGCTACCAGATGACCAGAAGTTTCCTGGAGCTTCGGAAACTGCCGCAAGCGATTTTCGCCGGCAACAACTTCATCGCCATGGGGGTGGTGCGAGCAGCGCGGGAATCGGGGATACGGATTCCTGAAGACTTGGCTTTGGTGACCTTTGATGATTTAGAACTCGCTTCGGTTCTGGTTCCCTTCTTTACTGTGGCTCGGCAGCCAGCCTACACCATGGGGAGTTTAGCCACCCAGTTTCTCCTGGAACGAATCGGGGGAGAGAAAATCCGGGAGAGGCGAGAAGTAGTCCTGAAACCCGAGGTCATCATTCGTCATTCCTGTGGATGCAGAGAGGGTAAACCCCTCCCCTGAGCCAGGGTTTCAAGAAAAAGCTCGACGAGGTCCGGGTCGAATTGATGTCCTTTCTCCTTTTTAAGAATGGCGATGACCTCATCTGGGGGGTATCCCTGACGGTGTGGTCGAGGAGAAAGAAGCGCGAAGTACGCTTCCACCACCTGCACCAACCGGGTCACAAGGGGAATTTCGTCTCCCTTTTTCCCCAGGGGATAACCCTGTCCATCCCAGCGTTCGCGAAAGGCGTAAATCTCCTCGGCAATCGGCATCAGGGCTGGGTTGGTGCGGGCAATACGGTAGCCAGCGATGGGATAACTCCGGAGGATTTCCCACTCTTCGGGGGTCAGCGGAGCGGCTTTAAAAAGGACGGTGGAAGGGATGGTGAGCTTTCCCACATCATGGAAGAGGGCTAAGAGCCGAATTTTCTTGCGCTCACCTTCCGAAAGCTCTAACCTTTCTCCCAGTTGTGCGCTCAGTTCTTCCAGGGTTTTGAGCTCCTGCGGTTTTTCGATTTCCAGGTGAAAGAGCGCTCTCTGGAGGAGAGTCAGGACCGCTTCACCCTGGTAGAGAGTCCGCTCTTGTAATTTTCGTTCGTAGGATTGTCTTTCCGCTTCCTGGATGATGGCCCACAGGTCTTCGGTGGGGTCGACCTTGGTGGCTAAGCCGATGGAAAGACCCAGAAAGAAGGGGTCTTCCTCCTGGGCTTTTTTTGACCTCTTGGCGATGCGCTCGGCAATCTCCCGCAGGGTTGAGGAGGGGGTGAAGGGGAAAATCACCAGGAATTCATCACCGCCAAACCGGGAGACGATATCGCTTTCCCGACAGGTACTCCGCAGGACTTGCGCCGCTTCCTGGAGAATCAGGTCCCCCTGGTGGTGGCCGAAGGTATCGTTCACGAATTTTAGACCGTTGAGGTCGGCAAAGAGGATGCTCAGCGGGAGGTGCCGTCCATCATCGAGGCGTTTCAGTTCTTCTTCGGCAAAGAGCCGGTTATAAAGACCGGTGAGAGAATCGTGGAAGGTGAAGTAACGGATTTTTTCCTCGGCTTTTTTACGGACGGTGATATCGGCTACGATGAGGCCCACTCGCTTCGGGGAGACGGGAAACACCGTCACTTCCAGGAAGGTGTCGAATTCGGGAAATACCACTTCGTGCTTCTGGGGTAAATCCCCGGAAGGAGGAGCCGAAAAGAGGAAGGGAAACCGCTCCCTCCAGTCCGGAAAGAGGCCGCTCAACATTTTCCCCTCTAACTGGTCAAGGTGAGGAAAGAGCCGGTGTAAGGAAGGATTCACTTCCAGGATGCGATGGTCCACCACCTTTTCCTCTTCTTCAACTCGCTCTAACAGGGCAAAACCATCCGGCATAGCATTGAAAAGGAGCCGGTAGTGTCGTTCACTCTCTTGAGCTTGGGCCTCCAGGCGCCGGCGTTCGGTGATGTCCCGAAAAACGAGCACCACCCCTTTGACCACTCCCTCTTCGTCCAGAATAGGAGCACCACTATCGTCGGTGGCGATTTTTTCTCCATTGCGGCGGATAAGGAGGGTGTGGTTGGCTAAACCGGCTACCATTCCCGACTGGAGCACTCGCCTGACCGGATTTTCCACCGGTTCACCGGTTTCTTCGTTCACGATGCGGAACACCTCTTCAACTGGTTTTCCCTGGGCTTCCTCCTGAGACCAGCCGGTGAGGCTTTGGGCCACCGGGTTGAGGAAGGTCACCCGGCCCTGGGGGTCGGTGGTGATCACCGCATCACCCAGACTTTTTAAGGTCACCATGAACCACCGTTCCTGTTCCCGTCTCTGTTTCACCACCAGGAGGTATTCAAAGAGGGCTCCTAAGTAATGAGTGATGAGCGGGAGGTGGTGGAGGAGCTCCTGGTGCGCCTCGTACTCTTTTGATACCATTCCCTCCAAGAATCCTTCTTCCTCTCGCAAACGGAATGCCCGGGCAAAGAGGAGTGCTTTTTTTCCCTCAAAACCGACCTTTTCCCAATCAGAAAAGCAGATTTCACCTTCTTTCTCCCAGATTTTCCGGATAGGGGGAATGGTTATCAGTTTCGGCACAAGGGGTTCCGGTTCGCCCCTTTCCCCTGTGGGGTTAATGAAGAGGTACCGTCTTTGAGGGAACTGGACTAGGAGGTATTCGACCCCGAGAAAATTCCCCACTTTTTCCAAAGCGGACTGGGCCGCCGCATCGAGCGATTCACTCCGAAAAAGGTGGGTGGAGACCTGAGTTAAGAGGCGCTCGACCTGTACCTGAAGTGACAGCCTGGCTTCAGCCCGAAGACGATGGTCAACTTCTTCCTGGAGGACCCTATTTTTTTCCAGAAGCTCTTTCGTTTTTCGAACCACCTGGTGGCGGAGGAGCACGGTGAAGGTTAAAAGAACCGCTGCAACTCCAAGCACTAACGTCAGCGCAGTGTACACCCATCGGGGCATTGTCCAAGGGGTGTGGACTTCTAAGAATTCGTGAACCGCCTGGTGGTACGCGGACTGAGGATCTTCTTTGAGCGTAGAAAGCCACCGGTCCAGGGTGTCCAGGATTTCCCGATTTTTCCCCTTAAGGGTAGCAACGCGCAGCGAAACCGGGCTGAAAACGAGGGGACTGGGCTTGAGGTTAAAGGAAGGGCCAAAGAGAAGGCCGAAGGTTCGGCTAACCACTCCTATCCCCCTTTCTTCCTGGGCTTTTTGGAGGACCTGGTGGTAGTCTTCGGTTTCGACGAACTGACAATCGAGGCCGAATCCGGTGACCATATCTCGAAGGTTCTTATGGTAAATATCATCGGTGACCACAAAGATTTTTTTTCCGTTCAAATCCAGAAAAGACTGGATGGAGATCGAAGGATGGGTGTACACCATCCCCCAGCTAAGCCAGACCGCTTCCTGGTTAAAATCGAAATTTTGGGCACGCTCTGGGGAATGGGCGATGCCAACCAGGAGGTCAATCGTGTTTTCAGATAGGGATTGAAGATGGTTGGTGAAGGTATCCCAGCGGTACTCAATTTTCCACCCCTCTTTCTGGGCGATGTACTCTAAAAGATAGGGGTAGAATCCGGTGATTTTCCCGCTCTGGTCCTGGAAGACCATAGGTGGGTTGTCGTATACGCCCACCCGGATGGTTCTGGCCGAAGCGGTGGAAAAAACCAGCACCACAAGGGCAGCAACCACACTCAACCACCATGCCTGGCATGCCCGGTGGAAAATCGCTCGACCCTCCCTTTATTTTTTTTCATTATATCAAACGGGATGGAGAGAGGAGAGTGCCTCCTGGATCGCCGCTTTCATTTTTTCTGCCGAACGCTTGAGGGCATCCTGCTCCTGGGAGGAAAAATCAAGCTCCAGGGTTTTGAGGATTCCTGCTCTCCCGATCACCGCTGGCACCGACAGGCATACATCCTCAATGCCCAGGTACCCCTCAAGGAGGGTGCTCACGGGGAGAATCCGCCCGCTATCCTTGAGCACGGCTTCAAGGAGGGTGGTGACGGCTAAGGCGATGGCGTAATTGGTGTACCCTTTGTAGCGGTAAACCATCATTCCCCCGTCTTTGGCTTCGGCAAAGATTTCTGGGAGCGTTTTCGGGGAACAGGTAGTGCGACACACCGGAAGTTCTTCTCTGAGGACTTTTCCGCCCACCTGGGCGCTGCTTAAGACCGCAAAAGCACTTTCTCCGTGTTCTCCGAGGATATAGGCATGGACGTCGGAGGGGTGGATGCCACTATAGGTTCCAATCAAAAAGCGGAAACGACCGCTATCGATGAGGGTACCAGTGCCCATCACCCTTTGAGCCGGGAGTTCCCCCCATCGAAGCGTCAGATAGGTCATGATATCCACGGGGTTGGTGACCACCACGAAAATGGCGTCAGGATTATTGTGACTCAATACCGGCACTATCTCCCGAAAGAGTTCGGCATTCCCCTGCAGGAGTTCCAGGCGGTCCTTCATACCGGCAATGGGCCGGGAAGCGGTGATGATGATGATATCGCTTCCCTTCAATTCCTTAAGGCTACAGGTGTCGATTTCCACCGGGTGGGAGAGGAATGCGCCAGCATGGCGTAAGTCGTACATTTCTCCCCGAACCTTTTCTTCGTGGAGTCCTGTAAGAAAGATATGGTCTACCAACCCCTGAAGAAGTAACGAAAAGGCGATGGTGCTACCCACTTTTCCCACTCCCACGATGGCTACGTGCACAGGCATCGCTACTCCCCCTTTTTCTCTATCTTACCACAGGAAGACATTGAAGAGGATTTGTTGCGGTGGATTTTTGCGCTCAAAAGTTCTATAATGGGAGAAATTCTTTGGGAGGTGCTCTGTGGAAAAAGCGTTTATGCCTCATGAGGTCAAAGATACGGCCCGTTCCCTGGCGGAACTCATTATGGCTACCCAGTTTTTCCGGGATTTCGAAAGGAGCCGGGAAATGTTAACGTCCAATTTGGAAGCAATGGGTTTACTGCATAAGTTGGAAGAGGCCCAGGCGAACCTCAATCAGATTGCCATGCAGCGTGAAGTCACCGATGAGGACCTCGTCGAGATGGAACACATTCGCCAGAAAGCCTTTTCCAATCCGGTGATTCTCTCCTACTTTCAGGCTCAGGATCGTTTAGTGTCGCTCCTTCAGGAAGTGAACGGAGAGATGAGTTCCATTCTGGGTTTTGACTTCGCTCAATCTGCGGCTCAGGTCGAGCCAGAGCCAGAAGAGGAGTGGGAGTAGTCCGCTTCGATTCGCAAGAGGAGATACCTCGTTTTTCCCATGCAGGGGATGCGATCCAGGGTGGTTTTCGCTTCGTCAAACTGGAAAAAGCGGCAAGATTCGGGCCGCTCAAAAGAATCGCGAATAAGAATGCCGGCATGAAGAGTAAACCACCCCATTTCTTTTAATCGTCGAGCTACCGCCGGAGTGCAAATCTCGTCCACCTGCTGCACCTTTTTGATGACGGCGCATTTTCCCCCATCAGCGTGACTCGTGAAGAGCCCACTTTGCTGAGGTTGGAAAAAACTGCAGTAGCGACAGACATCGAACCGGGTCTGACAGCGGGGGCAAAGCAGGGGGACCGTTCGGGCGGTGATGGCTCCCTGGGGCAGGGTTTTGAGGGCCTGGGGAATTTCGACCCCACAAAAAGGGCAAAGGAAAGAGCTGGGTTTGGTCACCCGGGTAAAGTGGGAAGACTCCTCAAGGAGGCGTTTTTTCTCGGGTTCATCGAGGGGAAAACCAAGCCGGAGGATCCACAGAAAGCGGGGATAATGGAAAAAAGCTTGGAGAGCGATACCCAGAGCACGCCCAGGGGGATAACCTTTTTGACGCGCTGCTCGGAATGCTTTTTGGGCCGGCATAAAGGCCAGAAAAAACCAGAAGATTCCAAAAAGAGCAGAGAAAAATCCCAAAAAGCTCGGTGAGAGGGAGAGAAAAAGCACACTCCCTGCGCCCCACAGGAAAAGAAACAGGAGGTGAAGACGCCAGCTCATCGTTTGGCTTCCACAATGCGCAGGCGTGGCTCTTCGATCACCACTTTGGTGTTAGCAGGGATGGAATGGGTGAGCCAGACGTTTCCGCCAACGACGCTCCCTTCACCGATTACGGTTTCTCCACCTAAAATGGTGGCTCCGGCATAAATGGTGACCCGGTCTTCGATGGTGGGATGTCGTTTGGTGTCCCGAATGAGTTTTCCTCGTTCGTCTTTGGGGAAGGAGAGCGCTCCCAGGGTAACCCCTTGATAGATTTTCACATTGTCGCCGATGACGCAGGTTTCCCCAATGACCACTCCGGTTCCATGGTCGATGAAGAAGCTCCGCCCGATTTTGGCTCCTGGATGGATGTCAA
The genomic region above belongs to Atribacterota bacterium and contains:
- a CDS encoding L-fucose/L-arabinose isomerase family protein; protein product: MAKIGVITFSDGRKHVHQELLPMNRSFEEKLVKKLREAGHEVVVADEIPWTNQTAVKAGKKMQHEGVDCTIFNYAIWSWPHFTVLASRFAPGPYLCLSNINPGYPGLVGMLASSGALQNIGVPYIRVSGDIEDPKIFGKVLTFVKAAEAVKSLRGETFGCFGGRPMGMYTASVGTDNWAKNFGVDVEHVDQWEIVRRAERIPQAKVEEALKWCEAQVGKILYDGKQLTPEILKKQIASYYAVKELCQEMHFDFCGIKAQPELTEHFCTMDVAEAFLNDPYDFDGPKEPMVCSTEADMDAALTMEIMKKLARTPVLFADVRHWHDDHRVLDLCNSGQHATYFAGGSFDYRDNLPKVIFYPESFYFSAGGAAVHHLAHPGKVTLARLGRKEEQYYMVILRGEFVQFDAATNELLMKRTQIEWPHAFARLETDIETFIQKFPCNHIHGVYGDYVEELKMTCELLGVEYEVLQ
- a CDS encoding LacI family DNA-binding transcriptional regulator: MTTIYDIARIVGVSPATVSRALSGSNRIKEETRRKILETAEKLNYTPNYLARGLKKKKTDTIALVISDVTNPFFTNLARGVEDTASRSGFNTIFCNTDEDPEKERTYIDLMLKKMVDGLVVSSCGNGKTLLTLKERGIPVVLVDRRLKRFSWDCVVGDSEGGAYLLVRHLLEVHHLKEIAMFAGPLQISTSVERVEGYKRALAEFGIPFRPELLLVGRYKEDFGYQMTRSFLELRKLPQAIFAGNNFIAMGVVRAARESGIRIPEDLALVTFDDLELASVLVPFFTVARQPAYTMGSLATQFLLERIGGEKIRERREVVLKPEVIIRHSCGCREGKPLP
- a CDS encoding diguanylate cyclase translates to MVAALVVLVFSTASARTIRVGVYDNPPMVFQDQSGKITGFYPYLLEYIAQKEGWKIEYRWDTFTNHLQSLSENTIDLLVGIAHSPERAQNFDFNQEAVWLSWGMVYTHPSISIQSFLDLNGKKIFVVTDDIYHKNLRDMVTGFGLDCQFVETEDYHQVLQKAQEERGIGVVSRTFGLLFGPSFNLKPSPLVFSPVSLRVATLKGKNREILDTLDRWLSTLKEDPQSAYHQAVHEFLEVHTPWTMPRWVYTALTLVLGVAAVLLTFTVLLRHQVVRKTKELLEKNRVLQEEVDHRLRAEARLSLQVQVERLLTQVSTHLFRSESLDAAAQSALEKVGNFLGVEYLLVQFPQRRYLFINPTGERGEPEPLVPKLITIPPIRKIWEKEGEICFSDWEKVGFEGKKALLFARAFRLREEEGFLEGMVSKEYEAHQELLHHLPLITHYLGALFEYLLVVKQRREQERWFMVTLKSLGDAVITTDPQGRVTFLNPVAQSLTGWSQEEAQGKPVEEVFRIVNEETGEPVENPVRRVLQSGMVAGLANHTLLIRRNGEKIATDDSGAPILDEEGVVKGVVLVFRDITERRRLEAQAQESERHYRLLFNAMPDGFALLERVEEEEKVVDHRILEVNPSLHRLFPHLDQLEGKMLSGLFPDWRERFPFLFSAPPSGDLPQKHEVVFPEFDTFLEVTVFPVSPKRVGLIVADITVRKKAEEKIRYFTFHDSLTGLYNRLFAEEELKRLDDGRHLPLSILFADLNGLKFVNDTFGHHQGDLILQEAAQVLRSTCRESDIVSRFGGDEFLVIFPFTPSSTLREIAERIAKRSKKAQEEDPFFLGLSIGLATKVDPTEDLWAIIQEAERQSYERKLQERTLYQGEAVLTLLQRALFHLEIEKPQELKTLEELSAQLGERLELSEGERKKIRLLALFHDVGKLTIPSTVLFKAAPLTPEEWEILRSYPIAGYRIARTNPALMPIAEEIYAFRERWDGQGYPLGKKGDEIPLVTRLVQVVEAYFALLSPRPHRQGYPPDEVIAILKKEKGHQFDPDLVELFLETLAQGRGLPSLHPQE
- a CDS encoding L-lactate dehydrogenase, whose translation is MPVHVAIVGVGKVGSTIAFSLLLQGLVDHIFLTGLHEEKVRGEMYDLRHAGAFLSHPVEIDTCSLKELKGSDIIIITASRPIAGMKDRLELLQGNAELFREIVPVLSHNNPDAIFVVVTNPVDIMTYLTLRWGELPAQRVMGTGTLIDSGRFRFLIGTYSGIHPSDVHAYILGEHGESAFAVLSSAQVGGKVLREELPVCRTTCSPKTLPEIFAEAKDGGMMVYRYKGYTNYAIALAVTTLLEAVLKDSGRILPVSTLLEGYLGIEDVCLSVPAVIGRAGILKTLELDFSSQEQDALKRSAEKMKAAIQEALSSLHPV
- a CDS encoding YlbF family regulator encodes the protein MEKAFMPHEVKDTARSLAELIMATQFFRDFERSREMLTSNLEAMGLLHKLEEAQANLNQIAMQREVTDEDLVEMEHIRQKAFSNPVILSYFQAQDRLVSLLQEVNGEMSSILGFDFAQSAAQVEPEPEEEWE